The Micromonospora sp. Llam0 genome contains a region encoding:
- a CDS encoding lantibiotic dehydratase, which yields MVRAAVCPPDQLRQGWPDLTGPEGVASWRPWLRQVFAVPQFAAAVEHASPVLAERARVICDGHATSERQARRVVMSVLRYLLRARGRATPFGLFAGVAVTRLASTTTVRLGTEHRAIARAGARWLAEVIDELEADPILTRHLLVRANDLLTFRDGEVVLEHRFRQRPDENRAEVHVRGTGPVRAALAAASDPVLFADLVDKLATDHRVGAGVVSALLAEMVSQRLLLTELRPASTSIDPLSVVVAGVDRALASRDDRYPSDEKFTDEPSAGTRIQRLSDQIARHRRAPVSATAERRARLTEAMAALHPTGEPSVVVDVRLDIELAITETVASEAASAADALTRLSGSGRTGWPAWHRLFLERYGPHALVPVRDVVDADIGLGFPAGYRGAPPTPAAVLTPRDRKLLALTQNAALRRQHEIVLDDTAIGDLADGVPRIRIRPSTELTVTVQARTVQDLDQGTFQLVVVGVSRNAGTTTGRFLDLLDTTDQKRIADQYSYLSTTTRGALPAQVSAVTPYTITEDVARAPQVMPYVIPVGEYHDSGSDRITLDDIAVTADANRVYLVSVSRRRLLEPIVLNAVEQVHYTLPIVRFLTEATTAFSTACTAFDWGAASGLPFLPALRYGRTILSPARWLLARTALTTATTSWREWTEKLWSWQTTTGCPQTVYLGDSDQRIGLDLAEPAHQALLRDHLDRNTTAVLRAAPLPDTAGWIGGHAHEIVIPLASTANPAPPPPLIATAPVVNVREHGHLPGSDERLYLKLYGHPGRQTTILTQHLPLLLHRLGTPARWWFLRYGDPEPHLRLRLTGDPDHTLIGQWTCELRRAGLIARVQIDTDYPEDARFGGPATREASNEVFAADSATAVAQLALVRHERTPDIRAATAANLLDLTTSVLGEDTGMRWLIDHTRPYRPAPPRDVYQHTIQLTGPDQPQMTGSQDREKLHAARRWRHQALARYRDTLTAATIAPASVLPDLLHLHHTRMIGPDPNSERLCLHLARAAALSWTTRAPSRR from the coding sequence ATGGTGCGCGCTGCGGTGTGCCCGCCTGACCAGCTGCGGCAGGGATGGCCGGATCTGACCGGACCGGAGGGTGTCGCGTCCTGGCGGCCGTGGCTGCGTCAGGTCTTCGCGGTGCCGCAGTTCGCCGCCGCTGTGGAACACGCCAGTCCGGTTCTCGCTGAGCGTGCCCGCGTGATTTGCGACGGCCACGCGACAAGTGAGCGGCAAGCACGGCGGGTGGTGATGTCGGTGCTCCGGTACCTGCTACGAGCTCGTGGACGGGCAACTCCTTTCGGATTGTTTGCCGGCGTCGCGGTCACCCGGCTGGCATCCACCACAACGGTGCGTCTCGGCACCGAGCATCGGGCGATCGCGCGGGCAGGTGCGCGATGGCTGGCTGAAGTCATCGACGAGTTGGAAGCGGACCCGATACTGACGCGCCACTTGCTGGTGCGCGCCAACGATCTCTTGACCTTCCGCGACGGCGAGGTCGTCCTGGAACACCGCTTCCGGCAGCGTCCAGACGAGAACCGAGCCGAGGTCCACGTCCGTGGCACCGGACCAGTGCGTGCCGCTCTTGCCGCGGCGAGCGACCCAGTACTGTTCGCCGACCTCGTCGACAAACTCGCCACCGACCACCGGGTCGGTGCGGGCGTGGTGTCTGCATTGCTCGCGGAAATGGTGTCGCAGCGACTTCTGTTGACTGAGCTACGGCCGGCGTCCACCTCGATCGACCCGCTGTCCGTCGTCGTCGCAGGCGTCGACCGCGCGCTCGCCAGCCGCGACGACCGTTACCCAAGCGATGAGAAGTTCACCGACGAACCATCCGCCGGCACGCGGATACAGAGGCTGAGCGACCAGATAGCGCGGCACAGGAGGGCGCCAGTCAGCGCCACAGCCGAGCGGCGTGCCCGCCTCACCGAGGCGATGGCCGCCCTGCACCCGACCGGTGAACCATCCGTCGTGGTCGACGTACGCCTCGACATCGAGCTTGCCATCACCGAGACCGTCGCCTCTGAAGCCGCGTCAGCGGCCGACGCACTCACCCGCCTCTCCGGGTCTGGCCGCACGGGTTGGCCAGCATGGCACCGCCTTTTCCTGGAACGCTATGGGCCACACGCGCTGGTGCCCGTCCGCGACGTCGTGGACGCCGACATCGGCCTCGGATTCCCCGCCGGCTACCGCGGCGCCCCACCCACCCCGGCGGCCGTGTTGACACCACGCGACCGGAAACTGCTGGCCCTGACCCAGAACGCGGCGCTGCGGCGTCAGCACGAGATCGTTCTCGACGACACCGCCATCGGCGACCTAGCCGACGGCGTGCCCCGCATCCGTATCCGACCGAGCACGGAACTGACCGTCACTGTGCAGGCCCGAACCGTACAGGATCTCGACCAGGGCACCTTCCAGCTCGTGGTCGTCGGGGTGTCCCGCAACGCCGGCACCACCACCGGTCGGTTTCTCGACCTACTCGACACGACCGATCAGAAACGAATCGCCGACCAGTACTCGTACCTGTCGACCACGACGCGCGGCGCGCTGCCCGCGCAGGTGTCCGCAGTGACCCCGTACACGATCACCGAGGACGTGGCCCGCGCCCCGCAGGTGATGCCCTACGTCATCCCGGTCGGGGAGTACCACGACAGCGGTTCCGACCGGATCACCCTCGACGACATCGCCGTCACCGCCGACGCCAACCGCGTGTACCTGGTGTCGGTGTCTCGGCGCCGCCTGCTCGAACCGATCGTGCTCAACGCGGTCGAACAGGTGCACTACACCCTGCCGATCGTTCGGTTTCTCACCGAGGCCACCACCGCCTTCTCGACGGCCTGCACAGCGTTCGACTGGGGCGCCGCGAGCGGGTTACCGTTCCTACCCGCTCTGCGGTACGGACGAACCATCCTGTCGCCGGCGCGTTGGCTGCTGGCCAGGACCGCCCTGACCACTGCCACCACCAGTTGGCGAGAGTGGACCGAGAAGCTGTGGTCGTGGCAAACGACGACCGGGTGTCCGCAAACGGTGTATCTCGGTGACAGCGACCAACGCATCGGCCTGGATCTGGCCGAACCCGCCCACCAGGCGCTGCTGCGCGACCACCTCGACCGCAACACCACGGCGGTGCTGCGCGCCGCGCCGCTACCGGACACCGCCGGCTGGATCGGCGGGCACGCACACGAGATCGTCATTCCGCTCGCCTCTACCGCTAACCCGGCACCGCCACCGCCACTGATCGCCACCGCGCCGGTGGTGAACGTCCGTGAACATGGGCACCTGCCAGGAAGCGACGAACGCCTCTACCTCAAGCTGTACGGCCACCCGGGCAGGCAGACCACGATCCTCACCCAACACCTGCCGCTCCTGCTGCACCGGCTGGGCACCCCGGCACGGTGGTGGTTCCTACGCTACGGCGACCCAGAGCCGCACCTGCGGCTACGACTGACCGGCGACCCGGACCACACCCTGATCGGACAGTGGACCTGCGAGCTCCGCCGTGCCGGTCTGATCGCCCGGGTACAGATCGACACCGACTATCCGGAAGACGCCCGCTTCGGCGGCCCGGCCACCCGCGAAGCAAGCAACGAGGTCTTCGCGGCCGACTCGGCCACCGCCGTCGCGCAACTCGCACTCGTCCGCCACGAACGAACACCCGACATCCGCGCGGCGACCGCAGCGAACCTGCTCGACCTCACCACCTCCGTCCTCGGCGAAGACACCGGCATGCGCTGGCTGATCGACCACACCCGCCCGTACCGACCCGCTCCACCCCGCGACGTCTACCAGCACACCATCCAGCTAACAGGCCCCGACCAGCCGCAGATGACAGGCTCCCAGGACAGAGAAAAACTCCACGCCGCCAGACGCTGGCGCCATCAGGCGCTGGCCCGGTACCGAGACACTCTGACCGCCGCCACAATCGCACCCGCGAGCGTGCTGCCCGACCTACTCCACCTACACCACACCCGCATGATCGGGCCCGACCCGAACAGCGAACGCCTCTGCCTGCACCTGGCCCGCGCCGCCGCGTTGAGCTGGACCACCCGCGCACCGAGCCGCCGATGA
- a CDS encoding lanthionine synthetase C family protein → MIAPNQAAMTAATTIADTLASPTIAHHEPSNRRFRPQSLAGGAVGIALLHIERARSGHGDDALARTWLTAAAREPISAGANANLFHGAPALGFALHAAGTTWSRRVLAALDDTTITLTRTRLTAAHARIDRGDPLVMREFDLIHGLSGLGVYHLRRHPDHPATHEVLSYLVRLTHPLPGPSGTENLPPWWMPVGLSGDPHPDYPDGHGNLGIAHGVGAVIALMAIATLRHICVQGLTDALAALCAWTDQWRQPDGIGAWWPGYLTTDHAVRRTPPHRPRPSWCYGVSGTARAQQLAGIALGDTSRQTTAENAILTALRDPNQRALLPGIGLCHGKAGLLQAAFRMAIDGGNPAIAAELPGLAAELADQLAQPGAGHELMDGAAGAALALHAIGTGTPPASAWDSALLLS, encoded by the coding sequence ATGATCGCCCCGAACCAGGCAGCGATGACCGCGGCCACGACCATCGCAGACACCCTTGCCTCGCCAACAATCGCTCACCACGAGCCCTCGAACAGGCGGTTCCGGCCGCAGTCCCTCGCAGGTGGTGCCGTCGGCATCGCACTGCTCCACATCGAACGTGCCCGCAGCGGCCACGGCGACGACGCCCTCGCCCGCACCTGGCTGACGGCGGCCGCCCGCGAACCGATCAGCGCAGGAGCGAACGCCAACCTGTTCCACGGAGCGCCCGCCCTCGGCTTCGCTCTCCACGCCGCCGGCACGACCTGGTCCCGCCGGGTGCTGGCGGCACTCGACGACACCACGATCACGCTCACCCGCACCCGCCTGACCGCCGCGCACGCCCGTATAGACCGTGGTGATCCACTCGTGATGCGCGAGTTCGACCTGATCCACGGACTGTCCGGGCTCGGCGTCTACCACCTTCGCCGCCACCCCGATCACCCCGCCACCCACGAGGTGCTCTCCTATTTGGTCCGCCTAACCCACCCCCTTCCCGGACCATCCGGCACCGAGAACCTCCCGCCGTGGTGGATGCCAGTGGGTCTGTCCGGCGACCCGCACCCGGACTATCCGGATGGGCACGGCAACCTCGGAATCGCCCATGGCGTCGGCGCGGTCATCGCGCTCATGGCCATCGCCACACTCCGCCACATCTGCGTACAGGGCCTGACTGACGCCCTCGCCGCCCTCTGCGCCTGGACCGACCAGTGGCGCCAGCCCGACGGCATCGGCGCCTGGTGGCCCGGCTACCTGACCACCGACCACGCCGTCCGCCGTACACCGCCGCACCGTCCCCGGCCGTCCTGGTGCTACGGCGTCAGCGGCACCGCCCGCGCACAACAACTGGCCGGCATCGCCCTCGGCGACACCAGCCGGCAGACAACCGCGGAGAACGCGATACTCACCGCGCTACGCGACCCCAACCAACGCGCGCTGCTACCCGGAATCGGCCTTTGCCATGGAAAGGCCGGCCTGCTCCAGGCGGCCTTCCGAATGGCCATCGACGGCGGCAATCCGGCCATCGCCGCCGAACTACCCGGCCTGGCAGCAGAACTCGCCGACCAACTGGCGCAGCCCGGGGCCGGACACGAACTCATGGACGGCGCCGCCGGTGCCGCCCTCGCTCTCCACGCCATCGGAACAGGCACCCCGCCTGCCTCCGCGTGGGACAGCGCCCTCCTCCTGTCCTGA
- a CDS encoding thiopeptide-type bacteriocin biosynthesis protein: MNPTPWLQVTIEPPDPAQTEHLAVTHLMPLLTEAETDKLITAWFFIRKTPRWRLRYLPAHQPARTRSHVLDHLDSLTRDEHIRHAVDGVYEPETRAFGGVEAMAVAHRLWHADSRHVLTYLAATAEHPTDRRRRELAMILSTALLRAAGLDWYEQGDVWVRVADHRPSPADLGLHDAAAIHSALRRLMSINLTTTAVPDGPSATASDWAGAFATAGHDLAHLATTGHLHRGLRDVLAHHIIFAMNRLGLPATTQAVLATHAADTVFGPDPAARPEKRSPEQAATTKPNIATGPGTAK; the protein is encoded by the coding sequence GTGAACCCCACACCCTGGCTACAGGTCACCATCGAGCCACCCGACCCGGCCCAGACCGAACACCTCGCCGTCACCCATCTGATGCCGCTGCTCACCGAAGCAGAAACCGACAAACTCATCACAGCCTGGTTCTTCATCCGCAAGACACCCCGATGGCGGCTGCGCTACCTGCCCGCCCATCAACCTGCACGAACACGGTCGCATGTGCTGGACCATCTCGACTCCCTCACCCGCGACGAACACATACGGCACGCCGTCGACGGTGTATACGAGCCCGAGACACGCGCCTTCGGCGGAGTCGAAGCGATGGCCGTCGCACACCGGCTCTGGCACGCCGACAGCCGGCACGTGCTGACCTACCTCGCGGCCACGGCAGAGCACCCCACCGACCGCCGTCGGCGAGAACTCGCCATGATTCTGTCCACCGCCCTGCTCCGTGCCGCCGGACTCGACTGGTACGAACAAGGCGACGTATGGGTCCGGGTCGCTGACCACCGGCCCTCACCCGCCGACCTCGGCCTACACGACGCCGCAGCGATTCATTCAGCCCTGCGTCGGCTGATGAGCATCAACCTAACCACAACCGCTGTCCCAGACGGGCCGTCCGCCACAGCGTCCGACTGGGCCGGCGCGTTCGCCACCGCCGGCCACGACCTCGCCCACCTCGCCACGACGGGACACCTACACCGAGGCCTCCGTGACGTCCTCGCCCACCACATCATCTTCGCGATGAACAGACTCGGCCTACCCGCCACCACCCAAGCCGTTCTCGCCACCCACGCCGCGGACACCGTCTTCGGCCCCGACCCAGCCGCGCGACCCGAGAAACGCAGCCCGGAGCAGGCCGCGACGACCAAACCAAACATCGCCACCGGTCCGGGAACCGCGAAATGA
- a CDS encoding transposase, whose product MAEIPGINTESAQLIIAEIGLDMTRFPTAGHLVSWAKLCPRTIQSGTSLTAGKTGKGNPYLKGALGSAAATSACGKGTFLSARYRRLVKRRGKGKALVAVARSILVIIWHLLADPTTRFHDLGADYHDRRVNTIRKTNNLVRQLEALGHTVTLQPAI is encoded by the coding sequence TTGGCCGAGATCCCGGGTATCAACACCGAGTCCGCGCAACTGATCATCGCGGAGATCGGTCTGGACATGACGCGATTTCCCACTGCAGGCCACCTGGTGTCCTGGGCGAAGCTGTGTCCACGCACCATCCAGTCCGGTACCAGCCTCACCGCAGGCAAGACCGGCAAAGGTAACCCGTACCTCAAAGGCGCGCTCGGTAGCGCCGCGGCCACGAGCGCCTGCGGCAAGGGCACGTTCCTGTCCGCACGCTACCGGCGCCTGGTCAAACGTCGAGGCAAAGGCAAGGCCCTCGTCGCCGTCGCCCGGTCCATCCTCGTGATCATCTGGCACCTGCTGGCTGACCCGACCACCCGTTTCCACGACCTCGGCGCCGATTACCACGACCGCCGTGTCAACACCATCCGCAAGACCAACAACCTGGTCCGGCAACTCGAAGCCCTCGGTCACACCGTCACCCTGCAACCAGCGATCTGA
- a CDS encoding helix-turn-helix transcriptional regulator, whose amino-acid sequence MSPSVLNSSVPRRRLGRELRQLRERLTQLPQTSVASELEWSATKLWRMERGEVPVRSGDVVLLCELYGVDEETTEILAALATKSPGLFGTPRRRENGGQVARRRRLFLVRVRP is encoded by the coding sequence ATGTCTCCGTCCGTGTTGAACTCGTCCGTACCGCGCCGACGACTGGGCCGGGAGCTGCGTCAGCTGCGCGAACGGCTGACCCAGCTGCCGCAGACGTCGGTCGCCAGCGAACTGGAGTGGTCGGCGACGAAGCTGTGGCGGATGGAGCGCGGCGAGGTCCCGGTCCGCTCCGGCGACGTCGTGCTGCTCTGCGAGTTGTACGGCGTCGACGAGGAGACCACCGAGATCCTTGCCGCCTTGGCAACCAAGTCACCCGGTCTCTTCGGGACGCCTCGCAGGCGTGAAAATGGGGGTCAGGTCGCCCGTCGACGTCGCCTGTTCTTGGTCCGTGTGAGGCCGTAA